A window from Actinomycetospora corticicola encodes these proteins:
- a CDS encoding Pls/PosA family non-ribosomal peptide synthetase, translating into MTGPTTAGPTREIRLGPPAAPRTGDRRPAVAPRPSEDGRLDRVVERRCDEFRRVGRAHHLAVEMGGATVGALSYVDLDTSATRLARYLRRRRFAAGDRVAVLLERAADALVAQLAVAKLGAAWVSLDHGLPDAALAAVVHASGAGVVLTTAEHAPRLRATDVDAVYLDRVAGHVDAEDTRRLTPAERGTVGDAPAYVVVHAQDDDGGRPTGADPALRAPAVDHAAVTDRVRVLGDLFGLTGADRVLHDPARGSDRAVLETWVPWSRGATVVTPAPGEHLRGPALAAFLRATGTTVLVAEPAELDDVDPDLPDLRLLVLVGPEPPAATVARWQAPGRRLLGVHGAPEAGVVALWTELAPGRENTVYRAVPGLDVVLLDPADPRRALPPGRVGEIGLTGRGVAGGYVGRTDLTDEAFVPIPGQPGRRTFRTGDLGRLTPDRGVEWVGRVEGAGGRGRRVRPVAAPAPTLRRSGTPGRTSVMPLPARPAAPVPPAWPTALDAPTVAQPAETVHLDLGGTLAVPTVAVPPVPPRPTAPGTPSTPGTPIRIRPGGGSPPATPAADAGAASTGVRAALAAILAEVLERPDVPADADFFADLGADSLLMARFCARIRKHPDLPSAAMQDIYQHPTLAGLADALAPAPVTPDVAGAARLRAGLAATLAEVLGRGDVPEDADFFRDLGADSLLMARFCARLRKHPELPSVGMPDIYRNPTLLALAASLAPAAGAAGAGDAEETDTPADTGTDSEGADSDRPRAGTAAFVLCGVAQLLCFLAYSYVAAVLLTWGATWVTAASGPLAVYGRAVGAAAAGLVAATALPILAKWVLVGRWRPGSVPVWSVAYLRFWVVKTLVRSSPATLLFAGTPLHTWHLRALGARVGRGVVILSPQIPVCTDLFSAGDGTLIRKDAVVACYRAHDGRVEIGGVSLGAHVVVGESTVLDVRTAMGDGASLSHSSALHAGQTVPAGEHWHGSPARRADAGLPPVPPAPATGARRVLYSLGVLALAVAVVLPAGLVAFAALKALVPAAAALLEPPAGSLADPAFHLRTLLLSGGIYLGAIVLGLLLVTTLPRLLAIGLRPDTVHPLYGLRYWQHRAIGTLTNVKPFVELFGDSSAIAHYLALVGYRLRPIRQTGSNFGMAVKHENPFLTVVGPGTVVADGLSVMNAEYSATSFRLSATRIGANNFLGNRIAYPPLGRTGDDCLLATKVAVPQHGPIRQGVGLLGSPSFEIPRTVARDSELDVTDPAELAALLRRKNRHNAVSMGLHLLVRWIYTYLVLLSVALVASLPIAAGAAEVVGVEVLGLVVLALWFALVERCLRPLMSRAPGGCSIYDRAFLRHERYWKVPAPDWVQIANGTPFKAWIWRLLGVHVGRRVFDDGANLTEKSFTWLGDDTTLGEGTVIQCHSQEDGGFKSDHVVVGARVTLGVGSFVHYGTTIGDDAVLAPDTFLMKGEEVPPGEHWSGNPARATRCSPGPRRRVPPPAAAPHPVPPPGPAHLMGPTGPAPRSGPPFPGPPPPGGPRVAPRPGAGLVDATARPREDRRPR; encoded by the coding sequence GTGACCGGCCCGACGACGGCCGGGCCGACCCGGGAGATCCGGCTCGGCCCGCCCGCCGCCCCCCGGACCGGGGACCGGCGCCCGGCCGTTGCGCCGCGCCCGTCCGAGGACGGTCGGCTCGACCGCGTCGTGGAGCGCCGGTGCGACGAGTTCCGCCGGGTCGGGCGCGCCCACCACCTCGCCGTCGAGATGGGCGGCGCGACCGTCGGGGCGCTGTCCTACGTCGACCTCGACACGTCGGCGACGCGCCTGGCCCGTTACCTGCGCCGGCGCCGGTTCGCGGCCGGGGACCGGGTGGCGGTCCTGCTCGAACGCGCCGCCGACGCGCTCGTCGCGCAGCTCGCCGTCGCGAAGCTGGGCGCCGCCTGGGTGTCGCTGGACCACGGCCTGCCCGACGCGGCCCTCGCCGCCGTCGTGCACGCCTCCGGGGCCGGCGTCGTCCTCACCACCGCCGAGCACGCCCCCCGGCTGCGGGCCACGGACGTCGACGCGGTGTACCTCGACCGGGTCGCCGGCCACGTCGACGCCGAGGACACCCGGCGACTGACCCCCGCCGAGCGCGGCACGGTCGGCGACGCCCCGGCCTACGTCGTCGTGCACGCGCAGGACGACGACGGCGGACGTCCCACCGGCGCCGACCCCGCTCTGCGGGCCCCCGCCGTCGACCACGCCGCGGTCACCGACCGGGTCCGGGTCCTGGGGGACCTGTTCGGGCTGACCGGCGCCGACCGCGTCCTGCACGACCCCGCCCGGGGATCCGACCGGGCGGTGCTCGAGACGTGGGTGCCGTGGTCGCGGGGTGCCACGGTCGTCACCCCCGCGCCGGGCGAGCACCTCCGTGGCCCCGCGCTCGCGGCGTTCCTGCGCGCCACGGGGACGACGGTCCTGGTCGCCGAGCCGGCCGAGCTCGACGACGTGGACCCGGACCTCCCGGACCTGCGCCTGCTGGTGCTGGTCGGCCCCGAGCCGCCCGCGGCGACGGTGGCGCGCTGGCAGGCACCGGGCCGACGGCTGCTCGGGGTGCACGGCGCCCCGGAGGCCGGGGTCGTCGCGCTGTGGACGGAGCTCGCGCCCGGCCGCGAGAACACGGTGTACCGGGCGGTGCCCGGCCTCGACGTCGTCCTGCTCGATCCCGCCGACCCCCGCCGGGCCCTGCCCCCGGGCCGGGTCGGCGAGATCGGCCTCACCGGCCGGGGCGTGGCGGGCGGCTACGTCGGCCGGACCGACCTCACCGACGAGGCCTTCGTCCCGATCCCCGGCCAACCGGGCCGGCGCACCTTCCGCACCGGCGACCTGGGACGGCTCACCCCCGACCGCGGGGTCGAGTGGGTCGGCCGCGTGGAGGGTGCCGGCGGCCGCGGACGACGCGTGCGCCCGGTCGCCGCCCCGGCGCCGACCCTCCGACGCTCCGGGACCCCGGGCCGCACGTCGGTCATGCCGCTGCCCGCCCGTCCCGCCGCACCCGTCCCGCCGGCCTGGCCCACCGCCCTCGACGCGCCCACCGTGGCGCAGCCCGCGGAGACCGTCCACCTCGACCTCGGCGGCACCCTCGCCGTCCCGACGGTGGCCGTGCCCCCGGTCCCGCCCCGGCCGACCGCGCCGGGCACGCCGAGTACACCGGGCACGCCGATCCGGATCCGTCCCGGCGGCGGGTCCCCGCCCGCGACGCCCGCGGCGGACGCGGGCGCGGCCTCCACGGGGGTGCGGGCCGCGCTCGCCGCGATCCTCGCCGAGGTCCTCGAGCGGCCGGACGTGCCCGCGGACGCGGACTTCTTCGCCGACCTCGGGGCGGACTCGCTGCTCATGGCGCGCTTCTGCGCCCGCATCCGCAAGCACCCGGACCTGCCGTCGGCCGCGATGCAGGACATCTACCAGCACCCGACCCTCGCCGGGCTGGCCGACGCCCTCGCACCCGCCCCGGTGACCCCCGACGTCGCCGGGGCCGCCCGCCTCCGTGCGGGCCTGGCGGCGACCCTCGCCGAGGTCCTCGGCCGCGGTGACGTCCCCGAGGACGCCGACTTCTTCCGCGACCTGGGCGCGGACTCGCTGCTGATGGCGAGGTTCTGCGCGCGGCTGCGCAAGCACCCGGAGCTGCCGTCGGTGGGGATGCCCGACATCTACCGGAACCCGACCCTGCTCGCCCTCGCGGCGTCGCTCGCGCCGGCGGCGGGCGCGGCGGGGGCCGGGGACGCCGAGGAGACCGACACCCCCGCGGACACGGGGACCGACAGCGAGGGCGCCGACTCGGACCGGCCGCGGGCGGGGACCGCCGCCTTCGTCCTGTGCGGGGTGGCGCAGCTGCTCTGCTTCCTCGCCTACAGCTACGTCGCCGCGGTGCTCCTGACGTGGGGCGCGACCTGGGTCACGGCGGCCTCGGGACCGCTCGCGGTCTACGGCCGGGCGGTCGGCGCGGCGGCCGCGGGCCTGGTCGCGGCGACCGCGCTGCCGATCCTCGCCAAGTGGGTGCTCGTGGGCCGGTGGCGACCGGGGTCGGTCCCGGTGTGGAGCGTGGCCTACCTGCGGTTCTGGGTGGTCAAGACGTTGGTCCGCAGCAGTCCGGCCACCCTGCTGTTCGCCGGCACCCCGCTGCACACCTGGCACCTGCGGGCCCTCGGCGCGCGGGTCGGGCGGGGCGTGGTGATCCTCAGCCCGCAGATCCCCGTCTGCACCGACCTCTTCAGTGCCGGCGACGGCACGCTGATCCGCAAGGACGCCGTCGTCGCCTGCTACCGCGCGCACGACGGGCGGGTGGAGATCGGCGGCGTCAGCCTCGGCGCGCACGTCGTCGTCGGCGAGTCCACCGTCCTCGACGTCCGGACGGCGATGGGGGACGGCGCCTCGCTGTCGCACTCCTCCGCGCTGCACGCCGGCCAGACGGTCCCGGCGGGGGAGCACTGGCACGGCTCGCCGGCCCGGCGCGCGGACGCCGGCCTGCCCCCGGTCCCGCCGGCGCCCGCCACGGGAGCGCGCCGGGTGCTGTACTCGCTCGGCGTCCTCGCCCTCGCCGTCGCCGTCGTGCTGCCGGCCGGGCTCGTCGCGTTCGCCGCGCTCAAGGCGCTCGTGCCGGCGGCCGCCGCGCTCCTCGAGCCGCCCGCCGGCTCGCTCGCCGACCCGGCCTTCCACCTCCGGACGCTGCTGCTCTCCGGCGGCATCTACCTCGGCGCGATCGTGCTCGGGCTCCTGCTCGTCACCACGCTGCCCCGCCTGCTCGCGATCGGCCTGCGCCCGGACACCGTCCACCCGCTCTACGGGCTGCGGTACTGGCAGCACCGCGCGATCGGCACGCTCACCAACGTCAAGCCCTTCGTCGAGCTCTTCGGCGACAGCTCGGCGATCGCCCACTACCTCGCCCTGGTCGGCTACCGGCTGCGCCCGATCCGCCAGACCGGGTCGAACTTCGGCATGGCGGTCAAGCACGAGAACCCGTTCCTCACCGTCGTCGGCCCCGGCACCGTCGTGGCGGACGGCCTGTCGGTGATGAACGCCGAGTACTCGGCGACGTCGTTCCGCCTGTCCGCCACGCGGATCGGGGCGAACAACTTCCTCGGCAACCGCATCGCCTACCCGCCGCTGGGCCGCACCGGGGACGACTGCCTGCTCGCCACGAAGGTCGCCGTCCCGCAGCACGGACCCATCCGGCAGGGCGTGGGCCTGCTCGGCTCGCCCAGCTTCGAGATCCCCCGCACCGTCGCGCGCGACAGCGAGCTCGACGTCACCGACCCCGCGGAGCTCGCCGCCCTCCTGCGCCGCAAGAACCGGCACAACGCGGTCTCCATGGGCCTGCACCTGCTCGTCCGCTGGATCTACACCTACCTGGTGCTGCTCTCGGTGGCACTGGTCGCGTCGCTGCCGATCGCCGCGGGCGCCGCCGAGGTCGTCGGGGTCGAGGTGCTCGGCCTCGTCGTCCTCGCCCTCTGGTTCGCGCTGGTGGAACGGTGCCTGCGCCCGCTGATGTCCCGCGCCCCCGGCGGGTGCTCGATCTACGACCGGGCGTTCCTCCGGCACGAGCGCTACTGGAAGGTCCCGGCGCCGGACTGGGTGCAGATCGCCAACGGCACGCCGTTCAAGGCCTGGATCTGGCGCCTGCTCGGCGTGCACGTCGGGAGGCGCGTGTTCGACGACGGCGCGAACCTCACCGAGAAGTCCTTCACCTGGCTCGGCGACGACACGACGCTCGGCGAGGGCACCGTCATCCAGTGCCACTCCCAGGAGGACGGCGGGTTCAAGTCCGACCACGTCGTCGTCGGCGCCCGCGTCACGCTCGGCGTCGGCTCGTTCGTGCACTACGGCACCACGATCGGCGACGACGCGGTCCTCGCCCCGGACACCTTCCTCATGAAGGGCGAGGAGGTGCCGCCGGGGGAGCACTGGAGCGGCAACCCCGCCCGCGCCACGCGGTGCTCCCCGGGTCCCCGACGACGGGTCCCGCCGCCCGCCGCCGCCCCCCACCCGGTGCCCCCGCCCGGCCCCGCACACCTGATGGGCCCGACGGGCCCGGCCCCCCGGTCCGGCCCCCCGTTCCCGGGACCCCCGCCCCCCGGCGGCCCGCGTGTCGCACCCCGGCCCGGTGCCGGCCTCGTCGACGCCACCGCCCGCCCGAGAGAGGACCGACGGCCCCGATGA
- a CDS encoding serine/threonine-protein kinase: MERVGEYELLSLIGEGGMGEVWRARDLRHDRDVALKLLPDSLCESEEYRHRFRRESHLVARLREPHLIPIHDFGEIDGRLFLDMRLVEGRSLQDLLDTEGALSAHRTVAYLAQIADALDAAHADGLVHRDVKPSNVLVTPSDFVYVVDFGLAHPVGSPHTQLTQAGVAIGTLEYMAPERFAQRPVDARTDVYSLACVLFECLTDEKPFPGDLPTQMYGHLTLDPPRCSERRPGVSAAFDAVVARGMAKAPEDRFATAGELVAAARVALRAAAPARRAAGAVRLPADAAVTTLVPGAALAVATPSASRAAAAPPRPPVPGRSAARDPHPSGPTPGAPLPELRTPPPVRRRRRGLLVATAGATAVVLAVVVLLLTVGLPGATPAARPTPRPASPTPTVVATVPVGSSPVAMQVAPDGRFAYVANRDAGTVTVFDVAAGAAVGTIPVPGSPQALAFSPDGAEAYVALLGAAGPTGEVVVVDTASGTVTARVPTGSRPAALAVAPDGGRVYASDPDGGSVTVVDPGSDAVVDRIAVGAGPHGLAVSPDGTRLAVTNDDADRVTVVDAAGGPPTPTPVGRAPHAVAWHPTEPWLLVADFAGNGLSVVDAGAGRVLATVPTAVHPQAVAPSADGRYAYVAAIDANVVQVVDPRTATVTATIPTGRAPSAVAVTPDGRTAYVTDLLDATVTVLRAAS; the protein is encoded by the coding sequence ATGGAGCGGGTCGGCGAGTACGAGCTCCTGTCGCTCATCGGTGAGGGCGGCATGGGGGAGGTCTGGCGCGCCCGCGACCTGCGCCACGACCGCGACGTCGCCCTCAAGCTCCTGCCGGACTCCCTGTGCGAGAGCGAGGAGTACCGCCACCGGTTCCGGCGGGAGTCCCATCTCGTGGCGCGGCTCCGCGAACCCCACCTGATCCCGATCCACGACTTCGGCGAGATCGACGGGCGGCTCTTCCTCGACATGCGCCTCGTCGAGGGGCGCTCCCTGCAGGACCTCCTCGACACGGAGGGTGCACTGTCGGCGCACCGCACGGTCGCCTACCTCGCCCAGATCGCCGACGCCCTCGACGCCGCCCACGCCGACGGACTCGTGCACCGCGACGTCAAGCCGTCGAACGTGCTGGTCACGCCGAGCGACTTCGTCTACGTCGTCGACTTCGGCCTCGCCCACCCCGTCGGCTCGCCGCACACGCAGCTGACCCAGGCCGGCGTCGCCATCGGCACGTTGGAGTACATGGCGCCGGAGCGCTTCGCGCAGCGCCCCGTCGACGCCCGGACCGACGTCTACTCGCTCGCCTGCGTGCTCTTCGAGTGCCTGACCGACGAGAAGCCCTTCCCCGGCGACCTGCCCACCCAGATGTACGGGCACCTGACCCTCGACCCGCCGCGGTGCAGCGAGCGCCGCCCGGGGGTGTCCGCCGCGTTCGACGCCGTCGTCGCCCGCGGGATGGCGAAGGCGCCCGAGGACCGCTTCGCGACGGCGGGTGAGCTGGTCGCCGCCGCCCGGGTGGCGCTGCGCGCCGCGGCCCCCGCACGCCGCGCCGCGGGTGCGGTGCGCCTGCCCGCCGACGCCGCCGTCACCACGCTGGTGCCCGGGGCGGCCCTCGCCGTCGCCACGCCGAGCGCCTCCCGGGCCGCGGCGGCACCGCCCCGGCCCCCCGTCCCCGGGCGGTCCGCCGCCCGCGACCCGCACCCGTCGGGCCCCACCCCCGGGGCCCCGCTGCCCGAGCTCCGCACACCGCCCCCGGTCAGGCGTCGCCGCCGCGGCCTCCTCGTCGCGACGGCGGGTGCGACGGCGGTGGTCCTCGCGGTCGTCGTGCTCCTGCTGACCGTGGGGCTCCCCGGCGCCACCCCCGCCGCGCGGCCGACCCCGCGGCCGGCGAGCCCGACGCCGACCGTGGTCGCGACCGTGCCGGTCGGATCGTCGCCGGTCGCGATGCAGGTCGCCCCGGACGGGCGGTTCGCCTACGTCGCCAACCGCGACGCCGGGACGGTGACCGTGTTCGACGTCGCGGCCGGCGCCGCCGTCGGGACCATCCCGGTGCCGGGCAGCCCGCAGGCCCTCGCGTTCTCCCCGGACGGCGCCGAGGCCTACGTGGCCCTGCTCGGCGCCGCCGGCCCGACCGGTGAGGTGGTCGTCGTCGACACGGCGAGCGGCACGGTGACCGCCCGCGTCCCCACCGGCTCGCGGCCCGCCGCGCTCGCCGTGGCCCCGGACGGCGGTCGGGTCTACGCCTCCGATCCCGACGGCGGGTCGGTGACGGTCGTCGATCCCGGCTCCGACGCCGTGGTCGACCGGATCGCCGTCGGCGCCGGCCCGCACGGCCTGGCCGTCTCGCCCGACGGCACCCGCCTCGCCGTCACCAACGACGACGCCGACCGGGTCACCGTCGTGGACGCGGCCGGCGGTCCGCCCACGCCGACGCCCGTCGGCCGCGCGCCCCACGCGGTGGCGTGGCACCCGACCGAGCCGTGGCTGCTCGTCGCGGACTTCGCGGGCAACGGCCTCTCCGTCGTCGACGCCGGCGCCGGGCGGGTCCTCGCGACGGTGCCCACCGCGGTGCACCCGCAGGCGGTCGCCCCGAGCGCCGACGGCCGCTACGCCTACGTCGCCGCGATCGACGCCAACGTGGTCCAGGTCGTCGACCCGCGGACCGCCACGGTCACCGCCACGATCCCGACCGGGCGGGCCCCGAGCGCCGTCGCGGTCACGCCCGACGGCCGCACGGCCTACGTCACCGACCTGCTCGACGCGACCGTCACGGTGCTGCGGGCGGCGTCGTGA
- a CDS encoding alpha/beta hydrolase, translating to MARRDVEFSAEDVTLRGWFYLAEGASGPAPVVVLAHGFSAVKEMYLDKYGESFAAAGLNALVFDNRNFGASDGEPRQEIDPVAQVRDYRHAITYASSLDEVDRSRVGVWGSSYSGGHVLVVAAIDKRVKAVVAQVPLVSGYENIRSLVRSDFIGGFREQFDADREARGRGEAPATVPVVDKDPMAPSALPTPDSYQWFTETHEQRAPSWRNEVTLRTVEMLSEYEPISYIHRISPTPLLMLVARQDVLTPTELAIGAFQQAREPKKLVVLPGGHFDAYVDGYDHSMPPARDWFLEHLGG from the coding sequence ATGGCCCGTCGCGATGTCGAGTTCAGCGCCGAGGACGTCACGCTGCGGGGGTGGTTCTACCTCGCCGAGGGCGCATCGGGACCCGCCCCCGTCGTCGTGCTGGCGCACGGCTTCTCGGCGGTGAAGGAGATGTACCTCGACAAGTACGGCGAGTCCTTCGCCGCGGCCGGCCTGAACGCGCTGGTGTTCGACAACCGCAACTTCGGGGCCTCCGACGGCGAGCCGCGCCAGGAGATCGACCCGGTCGCGCAGGTCCGGGACTACCGCCACGCCATCACCTACGCGAGCTCGCTCGACGAGGTCGACCGCTCCCGCGTCGGCGTGTGGGGGTCGAGCTACTCCGGCGGGCACGTCCTCGTCGTGGCCGCGATCGACAAGCGGGTCAAGGCCGTCGTCGCCCAGGTCCCGCTCGTGTCCGGCTACGAGAACATCCGTTCGCTGGTGCGCTCGGACTTCATCGGCGGTTTCCGCGAGCAGTTCGACGCCGACCGGGAGGCCCGCGGCCGCGGGGAGGCCCCGGCGACGGTCCCCGTCGTCGACAAGGACCCCATGGCACCCTCCGCGCTGCCCACGCCGGACTCCTACCAGTGGTTCACCGAGACCCACGAGCAGCGCGCGCCGTCCTGGCGCAACGAGGTCACGCTGCGGACCGTCGAGATGCTCTCGGAGTACGAGCCGATCAGCTACATCCACCGCATCAGCCCGACCCCGCTGCTCATGCTCGTCGCCCGGCAGGACGTCCTGACGCCGACCGAGCTCGCGATCGGCGCCTTCCAGCAGGCCCGCGAGCCGAAGAAGCTCGTCGTCCTGCCGGGCGGGCACTTCGACGCCTACGTCGACGGCTACGACCACTCCATGCCCCCGGCCCGCGACTGGTTCCTCGAGCACCTCGGGGGCTGA
- a CDS encoding helix-turn-helix domain-containing protein → MTSDATDEWESLLSATHLPWSVRVPTTSGDFRAVVRRQWIDDLALLDCECGPCSGMRGRSQIAATDGEHLVVLINRGGSETVGQDGQEALLRPGDAVAWDSARPARFAVWEPLVKRSLVVPRAAVEGLDLTGGVVIDRDTPAMQLLTGYLDTLSRTLPHLAGAAVTAARNATLELVRGALRPDTAVDPTAARPALRDRADRWLDARLADHDVGVEAAAAALGVSVRTVNRLYRETGETFTTVLRARRLARVRADLLAGDATVAALAARWGFFDASHLTRSFRAAYGCSPRDYRRRASTPEAVALVPAAGAPVHAPT, encoded by the coding sequence ATGACGTCGGACGCCACTGACGAGTGGGAGAGCCTGCTCTCGGCCACGCACCTGCCCTGGTCGGTCCGGGTCCCGACGACGAGTGGGGACTTCCGGGCCGTCGTCCGCCGGCAATGGATCGACGACCTCGCCCTGCTCGACTGCGAGTGCGGCCCGTGCAGCGGGATGCGCGGTCGCAGCCAGATCGCCGCGACCGACGGCGAGCACCTCGTCGTCCTGATCAACCGCGGCGGGAGCGAGACCGTCGGGCAGGACGGGCAGGAGGCGCTGTTGCGCCCCGGCGACGCGGTGGCCTGGGACAGCGCCCGACCGGCCCGCTTCGCGGTGTGGGAGCCGCTGGTCAAGCGCAGCCTCGTCGTCCCACGCGCGGCGGTCGAGGGCCTCGACCTCACCGGCGGCGTGGTCATCGACCGGGACACCCCGGCCATGCAGCTGCTCACCGGTTACCTCGACACCTTGAGCCGCACGTTGCCCCACCTCGCGGGGGCGGCGGTGACGGCGGCCCGCAACGCGACCCTCGAACTCGTCCGCGGGGCCCTGCGACCGGACACGGCCGTGGACCCCACCGCCGCCCGCCCCGCCCTGCGCGACCGCGCGGACCGGTGGCTCGACGCCCGGCTCGCCGACCACGACGTCGGGGTGGAGGCGGCGGCCGCGGCGCTCGGCGTCTCGGTGCGCACCGTCAACCGGCTCTACCGCGAGACGGGGGAGACCTTCACGACGGTGCTGCGCGCGCGACGGCTCGCGCGGGTCCGCGCGGACCTGCTCGCGGGCGACGCGACCGTCGCCGCCCTCGCCGCACGGTGGGGCTTCTTCGACGCCAGCCACCTGACCCGCAGCTTCCGCGCCGCGTACGGCTGCTCCCCGCGCGACTATCGGCGCCGCGCGTCGACGCCCGAAGCCGTCGCGCTGGTACCGGCGGCGGGCGCTCCCGTACACGCGCCGACCTGA
- a CDS encoding heme-binding protein, producing the protein MQIVRLPLQIAESVLGVVGIRVGTEEPHFLRRPLTPAVELRRYGPRIAAETVVAGDEENARNDGFRRLAGYIFGANHRGESISMTAPVAQQPAGGERIAMTAPVAQAADADGWRIRFFMPSRWSLGTLPTPDDDAVRLVTVPAETVAVLRFSGDRGRTAVAARTEELLATLRERGITVTGEPGAWFYDPPWTLPSRRRNEVVVPVDVDWGETVSGTT; encoded by the coding sequence GTGCAGATCGTCAGGCTGCCGCTGCAGATCGCCGAGTCGGTGTTGGGCGTCGTCGGCATCCGCGTGGGCACGGAGGAGCCGCACTTCCTGCGCCGCCCGCTGACCCCGGCCGTGGAGCTGCGCCGCTACGGCCCGCGGATCGCGGCGGAGACCGTGGTCGCCGGGGACGAGGAGAACGCCCGCAACGACGGGTTCCGGCGGCTCGCCGGCTACATCTTCGGGGCGAACCACCGCGGGGAGAGCATCTCGATGACCGCGCCGGTCGCCCAGCAGCCCGCGGGCGGGGAACGGATCGCGATGACCGCGCCGGTCGCGCAGGCCGCGGACGCCGACGGGTGGCGCATCCGGTTCTTCATGCCGTCGCGCTGGAGCCTGGGGACGTTGCCGACGCCCGACGACGACGCCGTCCGCCTCGTCACCGTCCCCGCCGAGACCGTCGCGGTCCTGCGCTTCAGCGGAGATCGCGGCCGCACGGCGGTCGCGGCCCGCACCGAGGAGCTGCTCGCCACGCTGCGGGAACGCGGCATCACGGTGACGGGGGAGCCGGGCGCCTGGTTCTACGACCCGCCGTGGACCCTGCCGTCCCGCCGGCGCAACGAGGTCGTCGTCCCGGTGGACGTCGACTGGGGCGAGACGGTGTCCGGCACCACGTGA
- a CDS encoding BLUF domain-containing protein: MGDTAVPGHEAVFRLVYRSSVRLLPELRADALADIFEVARWKNDALGVTGALLIWQDVFVQVLEGDESVVRTLYATIHADHRHDHVALLDAAPAPERVFAGWSMARVGNDHGADIPVEIDREVAAAAPRPVDTVQNTMLDAMREYARDAVGA; the protein is encoded by the coding sequence ATGGGGGACACCGCCGTCCCGGGCCACGAGGCCGTGTTCCGGCTGGTCTACCGCAGCAGTGTCCGGCTGCTCCCCGAGCTCCGTGCCGACGCGCTGGCGGACATCTTCGAGGTCGCCCGCTGGAAGAACGACGCCCTGGGCGTCACGGGCGCCCTGCTCATCTGGCAGGACGTGTTCGTCCAGGTGCTGGAGGGCGACGAGTCGGTGGTCCGCACCCTCTACGCCACGATCCACGCCGACCACCGCCACGACCACGTCGCCCTGCTCGACGCCGCGCCCGCGCCGGAGCGCGTGTTCGCCGGGTGGTCGATGGCCCGGGTCGGCAACGACCACGGGGCCGACATCCCCGTCGAGATAGACCGCGAGGTGGCCGCGGCCGCGCCGCGTCCCGTCGACACCGTGCAGAACACGATGCTCGACGCCATGCGGGAGTACGCCCGCGACGCGGTCGGAGCATGA
- a CDS encoding TIGR03086 family metal-binding protein, producing MHDLGPATAAAARVVALVTDEDLDRPTPCTAWPVRDLVEHLAGLAWHFAGVARATPPSSPPPASDLPDGWRDLLAEELADLAAAWRSEEAWQGSDEAGGTTMPRAALGIVALDEVVLHGWDLAGALQVPYSVAEADVEVCLPFVEQVAGMDGGPFAHPVAGAGESAGLERLLRLSGRDPAAGPPSL from the coding sequence GTGCACGATCTCGGCCCTGCCACCGCCGCCGCGGCCCGCGTCGTCGCCCTGGTCACCGACGAGGACCTCGACCGCCCGACCCCCTGCACGGCCTGGCCGGTGCGCGACCTCGTCGAGCACCTCGCCGGCCTCGCGTGGCACTTCGCGGGCGTGGCCCGCGCGACCCCGCCGTCGTCACCCCCGCCCGCCTCGGACCTCCCGGACGGCTGGCGCGACCTGCTCGCCGAGGAGCTCGCCGACCTCGCCGCGGCGTGGCGCTCCGAGGAGGCGTGGCAGGGCTCGGACGAGGCCGGCGGGACGACGATGCCGCGCGCCGCGCTCGGGATCGTCGCGCTCGACGAGGTGGTGCTGCACGGCTGGGACCTCGCGGGCGCGCTGCAGGTCCCGTACTCGGTCGCCGAGGCCGACGTCGAGGTCTGCCTGCCGTTCGTCGAGCAGGTCGCGGGCATGGACGGCGGCCCGTTCGCGCACCCGGTGGCGGGGGCGGGGGAGTCCGCCGGTCTCGAGCGGTTGCTCCGGCTCTCCGGCCGGGACCCGGCCGCGGGTCCGCCGTCGTTGTAG